In Fusobacterium hwasookii, a single window of DNA contains:
- a CDS encoding siphovirus Gp157 family protein translates to MKLYEIKKDLVEMLDLLTEVGDDELAKENCEEMLEFLKEELKSKSGSVLKYIRNLESEKEIVREEIERLEKFKKTKEKKLEFLKKYLVQTMLELKERKIETDLGSYGIRKSTKVQIIDETLIPEDFIKIKTEKTLDKIGIANYIKNYGELAGAKIIENHSLQIR, encoded by the coding sequence ATGAAACTTTATGAAATTAAAAAAGATTTAGTTGAAATGTTAGATTTATTAACTGAAGTTGGCGATGATGAGCTAGCAAAAGAAAATTGTGAAGAAATGTTAGAGTTTTTAAAAGAAGAGTTAAAGTCAAAGAGTGGAAGTGTTTTAAAGTATATTAGAAATTTAGAATCTGAAAAAGAGATTGTGAGGGAAGAAATTGAAAGGCTAGAAAAATTTAAAAAGACAAAAGAAAAGAAATTAGAATTTTTAAAGAAATATCTAGTACAAACTATGCTAGAACTTAAAGAAAGGAAAATAGAAACTGATTTAGGTAGTTATGGAATTAGAAAGAGTACAAAAGTACAAATAATTGATGAAACACTTATACCTGAAGATTTTATCAAAATTAAAACTGAAAAAACTTTAGATAAGATTGGAATAGCTAATTATATCAAAAATTATGGAGAATTGGCTGGAGCAAAGATAATTGAAAATCATTCATTACAAATTAGATAA
- a CDS encoding DUF960 family protein — translation MTTIYLTRKISSKLNKYLLEKIISIIKEKDNSKIDYFQIFEVNNNQLINSQEEPEKSEIYNLAYKFKEKIKIWAIKSEEETKKYWTIMFPEEY, via the coding sequence ATGACTACTATATATTTAACAAGAAAAATATCATCAAAATTAAATAAATACTTATTGGAAAAAATAATATCTATTATAAAAGAAAAAGATAATTCTAAGATTGACTATTTTCAAATTTTTGAAGTAAATAATAATCAATTAATAAACAGTCAGGAAGAACCAGAAAAGAGTGAGATATATAATTTAGCTTATAAATTTAAAGAAAAAATTAAAATATGGGCTATAAAGAGTGAAGAAGAAACTAAAAAATATTGGACTATAATGTTTCCAGAAGAATACTAG
- a CDS encoding Rad52/Rad22 family DNA repair protein, with protein sequence MELLEKLKEKFADEDLEFRVGATNKDKTMGLAFAYVQARAIQTRLDEVVGVDKWKVSYREVTGGFICTLSIFINGKWISKEDGSNMTEFESIKGGISSAFKRVASSGFGIGRYLYKARNNWYPIKQQGNGYIFSVIPKLELKDFDSNKNINTVENLGEVILTFGKYKGQTIENVYEKDIKYIDYLLDKSKDKNILDTCKRLKRERA encoded by the coding sequence ATGGAATTATTAGAAAAATTAAAAGAAAAATTTGCTGATGAGGATTTAGAATTTAGAGTAGGAGCAACTAATAAAGATAAAACGATGGGATTAGCTTTTGCCTATGTGCAAGCAAGAGCTATACAAACGAGATTAGACGAAGTTGTTGGAGTTGATAAATGGAAAGTGTCATATAGAGAGGTAACAGGAGGCTTTATATGTACACTTTCTATTTTTATTAATGGTAAATGGATATCTAAAGAAGATGGATCAAATATGACAGAATTTGAATCAATAAAAGGTGGGATATCAAGTGCATTTAAGAGAGTAGCTTCATCAGGTTTTGGAATAGGAAGATACCTATATAAAGCAAGAAATAACTGGTATCCAATAAAGCAGCAAGGAAATGGATATATATTTTCAGTTATTCCAAAATTAGAATTAAAGGATTTTGACAGTAATAAAAATATAAATACAGTAGAAAATTTAGGAGAAGTTATTCTTACATTTGGAAAATATAAAGGTCAAACTATAGAAAATGTTTATGAAAAAGATATAAAATATATTGATTATTTATTAGATAAAAGTAAAGATAAGAATATATTAGATACTTGTAAAAGATTAAAAAGAGAAAGAGCTTAG
- a CDS encoding DUF2262 domain-containing protein — protein sequence MQEQEFPLSQENNIVEKIEKEKEIIALINSKGTFASKITSENESSLVANVELIAYIDCMTNELIKSNSKVEWPITTEDINKNFIYNIEKYHIYHLKVKELDPNNFLLVDVLERDLENQLLKETLKECEQKAAIVIEEPDLGKFTLDKNLKAFISQMDWLNPKKQINVSLNIGENSRLKALEKVGGFFNTLEKLVANKKEWDKKLKIYAAENLIDLANELRKNLKGMFKFIKIWKWRFIGKIELINLDINPNGEFIATFDDKKLFVGHKIIINGNINGELLNSVIVENFNIEDYKKIETPTTEEKQ from the coding sequence ATGCAAGAACAAGAATTTCCATTAAGTCAAGAAAATAATATAGTAGAGAAAATTGAAAAGGAAAAAGAAATAATAGCCCTTATAAATTCTAAAGGAACTTTTGCCTCAAAAATAACTTCTGAAAATGAAAGTTCATTAGTTGCAAATGTAGAACTTATAGCTTATATTGATTGCATGACTAATGAGCTAATAAAATCTAATTCAAAAGTGGAATGGCCTATTACAACTGAAGATATTAATAAAAATTTTATTTATAATATAGAAAAATATCATATCTATCATTTAAAAGTTAAAGAATTGGATCCAAATAACTTTTTACTTGTAGATGTTTTAGAAAGAGATCTTGAAAATCAGTTACTAAAAGAAACATTAAAAGAATGTGAACAAAAGGCTGCTATTGTAATTGAAGAACCAGACTTAGGAAAATTTACTTTAGATAAAAATTTGAAAGCCTTTATATCACAAATGGATTGGTTAAATCCTAAAAAGCAAATAAATGTTTCCTTAAATATTGGTGAAAATAGTCGTCTTAAAGCATTGGAAAAAGTAGGGGGATTTTTTAATACTCTTGAAAAATTAGTTGCAAATAAAAAAGAGTGGGATAAAAAATTGAAGATTTATGCTGCTGAGAATTTAATTGATTTAGCTAATGAATTAAGAAAAAATTTAAAAGGTATGTTTAAATTTATAAAAATATGGAAGTGGCGTTTTATTGGAAAAATTGAACTTATTAATTTAGATATTAATCCTAATGGAGAATTTATAGCTACTTTTGATGATAAAAAATTATTTGTAGGACATAAGATTATAATAAATGGCAATATTAATGGAGAACTTTTAAATTCTGTTATAGTAGAAAACTTTAATATTGAAGATTATAAGAAAATCGAAACTCCTACAACAGAAGAAAAACAATAA
- a CDS encoding MBL fold metallo-hydrolase: protein MLNEIAKNIYLVEVPLPKNPLRALNCYFIKNGENILVIDSGFDHEESEKVFFDALEELGAKVGKTDMFLTHLHADHSALALKFKNKYQGKVYCSQIDTDYINKMKHELYADRFVPTLKVMGIEPDFKFFETHPGLVYCVKGKLETTIVKDGDKIEFGEYTFEVVDLSGHTPGQMGIYDREHKILFSGDHILNKITPNISFWEFKYEDILGTYLKNLDKVYNMEVDTIYSAHRGVIENPKIRIDELKKLYADRNAEVYALLKEGESFSAAQIAARMHWDYRAKNFEEFPNNQKWFATGEALANLEHLRAIGKAEYEFIDGIAFYRAL from the coding sequence ATGTTAAATGAAATTGCAAAAAATATATATTTGGTAGAAGTACCTCTACCTAAAAATCCATTGAGAGCATTAAATTGCTATTTTATTAAAAATGGAGAAAATATTTTGGTTATAGATAGTGGTTTTGATCATGAAGAAAGTGAAAAAGTATTTTTTGATGCCTTAGAAGAATTAGGAGCAAAAGTTGGAAAAACAGATATGTTTTTAACTCATTTGCATGCTGACCATTCAGCACTAGCATTAAAATTCAAAAATAAGTATCAAGGGAAAGTATACTGTAGTCAAATAGATACTGACTATATAAATAAAATGAAACATGAATTGTATGCAGATAGATTTGTTCCTACATTAAAAGTTATGGGAATAGAACCAGATTTTAAATTTTTTGAAACTCACCCAGGACTTGTCTATTGTGTAAAAGGAAAACTTGAAACTACAATAGTAAAAGATGGTGATAAAATAGAGTTTGGAGAATATACTTTTGAAGTTGTTGATTTAAGTGGACATACCCCTGGGCAAATGGGAATATATGATAGAGAACATAAGATATTATTTTCAGGAGATCACATTTTAAATAAGATAACTCCTAATATAAGTTTTTGGGAATTTAAATATGAAGATATTTTAGGGACTTATTTAAAGAATTTAGATAAGGTCTATAATATGGAAGTAGATACAATCTATTCAGCACATAGAGGGGTAATTGAAAACCCTAAAATAAGAATAGATGAACTTAAAAAACTTTATGCTGATAGAAATGCAGAAGTGTATGCTTTATTAAAAGAAGGAGAAAGTTTTTCTGCAGCTCAAATTGCTGCTAGAATGCACTGGGATTATAGGGCTAAAAACTTTGAAGAATTTCCTAATAACCAAAAATGGTTTGCAACAGGAGAGGCTTTGGCTAACTTAGAACATTTAAGAGCTATTGGTAAAGCAGAGTATGAGTTTATTGATGGAATAGCTTTTTATAGAGCTTTATAG
- the rplQ gene encoding 50S ribosomal protein L17 produces the protein MNHNKSYRKLGRRADHRKAMLKNMTISLIKAERIETTVTRAKELRKFAERMITFGKKNTLASRRNAFAFLRDEEAVAKIFNEIAPKYAERNGGYTRIIKTSVRKGDSAEMAIIELV, from the coding sequence ATGAATCACAATAAATCATATAGAAAATTAGGAAGAAGAGCTGATCATAGAAAGGCTATGCTAAAAAATATGACTATATCTCTTATAAAAGCTGAAAGAATAGAAACAACAGTTACAAGAGCTAAAGAGTTAAGAAAATTCGCTGAAAGAATGATAACTTTTGGTAAGAAAAATACTTTAGCATCAAGAAGAAATGCTTTTGCATTCCTAAGAGATGAAGAAGCAGTAGCTAAAATATTTAATGAAATAGCACCAAAATATGCTGAAAGAAATGGTGGATACACTAGAATAATTAAGACATCTGTTAGAAAAGGTGACTCAGCAGAAATGGCTATAATTGAATTAGTTTAA
- a CDS encoding DNA-directed RNA polymerase subunit alpha yields MLKIEKQAKAIKITEVKESNYKGQFIVEPLYRGYGNTLGNALRRVLLSSIPGAAIKGMRIEGVLSEFTVMDGIKEAVTEIILNVKEIVVKAESSGERRMSLSVKGPKVVKAADIVADIGLEVVNPEQVICTITTDRTLDMEFIVDTGEGFVVSEEFDKKDWPVDYIAVDAIYTPIRKVSYEIQDTMFGKMTDFDKLTLNVETDGSIEIRDAISYAVELLKLHLDPFLEIGNKMENLRDDIEEVIEEPMDIQVIDDKSHDMKIDELDLTVRSYNCLKKAGIEEVSQLASLSLNELLKIKNLGKKSLDEILEKMKDLGYDLEKNGSPE; encoded by the coding sequence ATGTTAAAAATAGAAAAGCAGGCTAAAGCAATAAAGATAACAGAAGTTAAAGAAAGCAATTACAAAGGACAATTTATTGTAGAACCTTTATATAGAGGTTATGGAAATACTTTGGGAAATGCTCTTAGAAGAGTTTTACTTTCATCTATACCAGGAGCAGCAATTAAAGGTATGAGAATTGAAGGTGTACTAAGTGAATTCACTGTTATGGACGGTATAAAAGAAGCTGTTACAGAAATTATTTTAAATGTTAAAGAAATAGTTGTAAAAGCTGAAAGTTCAGGTGAAAGAAGAATGTCACTTTCTGTAAAAGGACCTAAAGTTGTAAAAGCAGCAGATATTGTTGCAGATATTGGACTTGAAGTAGTAAATCCTGAACAAGTTATATGTACTATAACTACTGATAGAACATTAGATATGGAATTCATAGTGGACACAGGAGAAGGATTTGTTGTATCAGAAGAATTTGACAAAAAAGATTGGCCAGTAGATTATATAGCAGTTGATGCTATTTATACTCCAATCAGAAAAGTTTCTTATGAAATTCAAGATACAATGTTTGGGAAAATGACAGATTTTGATAAATTGACTTTAAATGTTGAAACTGATGGAAGTATAGAAATAAGAGATGCTATATCATATGCAGTAGAACTTTTAAAACTACATTTAGATCCATTCTTAGAGATAGGAAATAAAATGGAAAATTTAAGAGATGATATAGAAGAAGTAATTGAAGAACCAATGGATATTCAAGTTATTGATGATAAGTCTCATGATATGAAAATAGATGAATTAGATTTAACAGTAAGATCTTATAATTGCTTAAAAAAGGCTGGGATAGAGGAAGTATCTCAATTAGCAAGCTTATCTTTAAATGAATTATTAAAAATTAAAAACTTGGGAAAAAAATCTTTAGATGAGATTTTAGAAAAGATGAAAGATTTAGGATATGATCTTGAAAAAAATGGATCTCCTGAATAA
- the rpsD gene encoding 30S ribosomal protein S4 produces MARNRQPVLKKCRTLGIDPVILGVKKSSNRQIRPNANKKPTEYATQLREKQKAKFIYNVMEKQFRKIYEEAARKLGVTGLTLIEYLERRLENVVYRLGFAKTRRQARQIVSHGHIAVNGRRVNIASFRVKVGDVVSVIENSKNVELIKLSVEDATPPAWLELDRSAFSGKVLQNPTKDDLDFDLNESLIVEFYSR; encoded by the coding sequence ATGGCAAGAAATAGACAGCCTGTTTTGAAGAAGTGTAGAACTTTAGGAATCGATCCAGTTATCCTAGGGGTTAAAAAATCTTCTAATAGACAAATAAGACCTAATGCAAATAAAAAACCAACTGAATATGCAACTCAATTAAGAGAAAAACAAAAAGCAAAATTTATATATAATGTAATGGAAAAACAATTCAGAAAGATATATGAAGAAGCAGCAAGAAAACTAGGAGTTACAGGGTTAACTTTAATAGAATACTTAGAAAGAAGACTAGAAAATGTAGTTTATAGACTAGGGTTTGCAAAAACTAGAAGACAAGCTAGACAAATAGTATCTCATGGACATATTGCTGTAAATGGAAGAAGAGTAAATATAGCTTCTTTCAGAGTAAAAGTAGGAGATGTAGTTTCTGTAATAGAAAACTCAAAAAATGTAGAATTAATTAAATTATCAGTAGAAGATGCAACTCCACCTGCTTGGTTAGAATTAGATAGATCTGCGTTCTCAGGAAAGGTTCTACAAAACCCAACTAAAGATGATTTGGATTTTGATTTAAATGAATCTTTAATAGTTGAATTTTATTCAAGATAA
- the rpsK gene encoding 30S ribosomal protein S11: MAKKTVAKIKKKSKNIPNGVAHIHSTFNNTIVTITDVDGKVISWKSGGTSNFKGTKKGTPFAAQIAAEQAAQIAMENGMKKVEVKVKGPGSGREACIRSLQAAGLEVTKITDVTPVPHNGCRPPKRRRV, from the coding sequence TTGGCTAAAAAAACAGTAGCTAAGATAAAAAAGAAAAGTAAAAATATTCCTAATGGAGTAGCTCATATACATTCAACTTTTAATAACACAATAGTTACAATAACTGATGTGGATGGAAAGGTTATAAGCTGGAAATCAGGGGGAACTTCTAATTTCAAAGGAACTAAGAAAGGAACTCCATTCGCAGCTCAAATAGCAGCTGAACAAGCAGCACAAATCGCTATGGAAAACGGAATGAAAAAGGTTGAAGTTAAAGTAAAAGGACCTGGTTCTGGAAGAGAAGCTTGTATCAGATCACTTCAAGCAGCAGGATTAGAAGTTACAAAAATAACTGACGTAACTCCTGTACCTCATAATGGTTGTAGACCACCAAAAAGAAGAAGAGTGTAA
- the rpsM gene encoding 30S ribosomal protein S13: MARIAGVDIPRNKRVEIALTYIYGIGKPTSQKILKEAGINFDTRVKDLTEEEVNKIREIIKDIKVEGDLRKEVRLSIKRLMDIKCHRGLRHKMNLPVRGQSSKTNARTVKGPKKPIRK; encoded by the coding sequence TTGGCTAGAATAGCAGGAGTAGATATCCCAAGAAACAAAAGAGTTGAAATAGCTCTAACATATATTTATGGAATTGGAAAACCAACTTCTCAAAAAATATTGAAGGAAGCTGGGATAAATTTTGACACTAGAGTTAAAGATTTAACAGAAGAAGAAGTAAATAAAATCAGAGAAATCATAAAAGATATCAAAGTTGAAGGAGATCTTAGAAAAGAAGTAAGATTATCTATAAAAAGACTTATGGATATCAAATGTCACAGAGGATTAAGACATAAAATGAATCTTCCTGTAAGAGGACAAAGCTCAAAAACAAATGCAAGAACTGTAAAAGGTCCTAAAAAACCTATAAGAAAGTAA
- the rpmJ gene encoding 50S ribosomal protein L36 translates to MKVRVSIKPICDKCKIIKRHGKIRVICENPKHKQVQG, encoded by the coding sequence ATGAAAGTAAGAGTATCAATAAAACCTATTTGTGACAAGTGTAAGATTATTAAAAGACATGGAAAAATAAGAGTAATCTGTGAAAATCCTAAACATAAACAAGTTCAAGGATAA
- the infA gene encoding translation initiation factor IF-1, which yields MSKKDVIELEGTIVEALPNAMFKVELENGHTILGHISGKMRMNYIKILPGDGVTVQISPYDLSRGRIVYRKKN from the coding sequence ATGTCAAAGAAAGATGTTATCGAATTGGAAGGTACTATAGTAGAAGCCTTACCTAATGCTATGTTTAAAGTGGAATTAGAAAATGGACATACTATACTTGGCCACATCTCTGGAAAAATGAGAATGAATTACATTAAAATTTTACCAGGAGATGGAGTAACTGTACAGATCTCTCCTTATGACTTGTCGAGGGGTAGAATAGTTTACAGAAAGAAAAACTAG
- a CDS encoding DKNYY domain-containing protein — MKINGEDLSVFKEKKTKKTLLKLIIIFIIIVTIFFLLEFFFIFKMRSDYYFNQEILENGQKYEKSIYIKYKGKIYAYVYGESYQLDNVDIESFKVIDSMEYFDSHVAVDKKSVYFGNISIPDLNPNKIENIGNGYYSDGVNSYFCSNIFGKDKDLSEKSKIRQYIEYYIFKSKKPQEYSYSFKKVETNKTLKTIKNLDSFATDGEKIYYQGEVLENADFNTLKVVDRYNEYFFDKKNVYYKSKLLSLPSNDKLKIVSVEQEERKYLFDGLNGNVFLEENAFDKKYLPYQVLGEKSNHIKDLLFVSKDGIFFYNSETKEQERAGDNIFIGEIKEINPNVISDDKNIYYLHSYDIYKKKKVKNGYIDILVSKNIGVFYLGEKKDWKKLKDIEYGTTGEVWEKNNKYYYFDNLGVYQLIDAVIYEIIDNASLKFLLETNNINDNAIRELIKNKKLVAVNGKEIITASIKYKESHRAEIFLIAFSILIITIVSLILYLKWKKMKLEVKEIEEEIKKQNKKIEPLIRYYNDREEK; from the coding sequence ATGAAAATAAATGGTGAAGATTTATCAGTTTTTAAAGAGAAAAAAACTAAAAAAACTTTATTAAAATTAATAATAATTTTCATTATTATAGTTACAATATTTTTTCTATTAGAATTCTTCTTTATATTTAAGATGAGATCAGATTATTATTTTAACCAAGAAATTTTAGAAAATGGTCAAAAATATGAAAAAAGTATCTATATAAAATACAAGGGTAAAATTTATGCCTATGTATATGGAGAGTCATATCAATTAGATAATGTTGATATTGAGAGTTTTAAAGTAATTGATTCAATGGAGTACTTTGATAGCCATGTGGCAGTAGATAAGAAATCTGTCTATTTTGGAAATATTTCTATTCCAGACTTAAATCCAAATAAAATTGAGAATATTGGAAATGGCTATTATAGTGATGGTGTGAATTCTTACTTTTGTTCAAATATTTTTGGAAAAGATAAAGATTTATCAGAAAAATCTAAAATTAGGCAATATATAGAATATTATATTTTTAAAAGTAAAAAGCCACAAGAATATAGTTATTCTTTTAAAAAAGTAGAAACAAATAAAACTTTAAAAACAATTAAAAATTTAGATTCTTTTGCAACAGATGGAGAAAAAATTTATTATCAAGGAGAGGTTTTAGAGAATGCTGATTTTAATACTTTAAAAGTAGTTGATAGATATAATGAGTATTTTTTTGATAAGAAAAATGTTTATTATAAATCAAAACTTTTGTCTCTTCCTAGTAATGATAAGTTAAAAATAGTTTCAGTTGAACAAGAAGAAAGAAAGTATCTTTTTGATGGACTAAATGGAAATGTTTTCCTTGAAGAAAATGCTTTTGATAAAAAATATCTTCCTTATCAAGTTTTAGGAGAAAAGAGTAATCATATAAAAGATTTACTATTTGTAAGTAAAGATGGAATATTTTTCTATAATTCTGAAACAAAGGAACAGGAAAGAGCAGGGGATAATATTTTTATAGGAGAAATTAAAGAGATAAATCCTAATGTTATTTCTGATGATAAAAATATTTATTATCTTCATTCTTATGATATATATAAAAAGAAGAAAGTTAAAAATGGTTATATTGATATATTAGTTTCAAAGAATATAGGAGTATTTTATTTAGGCGAAAAGAAAGATTGGAAAAAATTAAAAGATATTGAATATGGAACAACAGGAGAAGTTTGGGAAAAAAATAATAAATATTATTATTTTGATAATTTAGGAGTTTATCAATTAATAGATGCTGTTATATATGAAATTATTGATAATGCAAGTCTTAAATTTTTATTAGAAACAAATAATATAAATGATAATGCTATAAGAGAACTTATTAAAAATAAAAAACTGGTTGCAGTTAATGGAAAAGAAATTATTACAGCTAGTATAAAATATAAAGAAAGTCATAGGGCAGAGATATTTTTAATAGCTTTTTCTATACTTATTATTACAATTGTAAGTCTTATATTATATTTAAAATGGAAAAAAATGAAATTGGAAGTAAAAGAAATTGAGGAAGAAATAAAAAAGCAAAATAAAAAGATTGAACCTTTAATCAGATATTACAATGATAGGGAAGAAAAATAA
- a CDS encoding DKNYY domain-containing protein — translation MKSDNLDDIFKKKRTSDLSFILRIVVIVFAMFIMFYLFYFLFNISDDNSYEIEQNGEKYGKSEFIKYQGEIYVPVPSGGLYTLTDVDVDSFKALDSGGYIERIVGLDKNHVYFGNIPIPDLNPDTFYSIGNGYYSDEKNTYFCSASSERNPELSTLTEVVQMLTYSKSKSKKTQSYIYPYKKIETDKKLKSIENLYFFATDGEKVYYKGEVLENANLSTLENIDGYNEYFADKENVYYKSKLLPIKNSGKLRVVSSQQGDEFLYDEANGYIFIQDYSFDREKAPYKVIGNEGNQLYNLIFINNEGIYYYDNQEKKQKRAGDNIFVGNVEEINPNIFSDDENIYYFHAYDVRSATRSSRNKLISRNTEIYFLGKKEDWQKVSDIQNGHSGAIWKKGDIYYYFDNFGIFQLIDNTVYQISDKETVEYLLNNNIGPNSIREFIENNKLIAIDGKEKVKIEVKYDDSITISVKYFRIFLIFIGLVSIFYKSIKKLRNKNE, via the coding sequence ATGAAATCAGACAATTTAGATGATATTTTTAAAAAGAAAAGAACTTCAGATCTATCATTTATTTTAAGAATAGTTGTAATTGTATTTGCAATGTTTATAATGTTTTATTTATTTTACTTTCTTTTTAATATATCAGATGACAATTCTTACGAAATTGAACAAAATGGAGAAAAATATGGGAAAAGTGAATTTATTAAGTATCAGGGAGAAATTTATGTTCCTGTTCCAAGTGGAGGACTATATACTTTAACTGATGTTGATGTAGATAGTTTTAAAGCTCTAGATTCAGGTGGTTATATTGAAAGAATTGTTGGTTTAGATAAAAATCATGTATATTTTGGAAATATTCCAATTCCTGATTTAAATCCAGATACATTTTATTCCATAGGAAATGGTTATTATAGTGATGAAAAAAATACCTATTTTTGTTCAGCAAGTTCAGAGAGAAATCCAGAATTATCCACATTAACAGAAGTAGTACAAATGCTAACATATTCTAAATCTAAAAGTAAGAAGACACAATCATATATTTACCCATATAAAAAAATAGAAACTGATAAGAAATTGAAATCAATTGAAAATTTATATTTTTTTGCAACAGATGGTGAAAAAGTATATTATAAGGGAGAAGTTTTAGAAAATGCTAATTTAAGTACATTAGAAAATATAGATGGCTATAATGAATATTTTGCTGATAAAGAAAATGTTTATTATAAGTCAAAACTTTTACCTATTAAAAATAGTGGGAAGTTAAGAGTTGTTTCAAGCCAACAAGGAGATGAGTTTCTTTATGATGAAGCAAATGGTTATATATTTATACAAGATTATTCTTTTGATAGAGAAAAAGCTCCATATAAAGTTATAGGAAATGAAGGAAATCAGTTATATAATTTGATTTTTATTAATAATGAAGGAATTTATTACTATGATAACCAAGAAAAGAAACAGAAAAGAGCAGGAGACAATATTTTTGTTGGAAATGTAGAAGAAATCAATCCTAATATTTTCTCTGATGATGAAAATATCTATTATTTTCATGCCTATGATGTAAGGTCAGCAACTAGGTCAAGTAGAAATAAGTTAATTTCAAGAAATACTGAAATATATTTTTTAGGAAAAAAAGAAGATTGGCAAAAAGTATCTGATATTCAAAATGGACATTCAGGAGCTATATGGAAAAAAGGAGATATATACTATTATTTTGATAATTTTGGGATTTTTCAATTGATAGATAATACAGTTTATCAAATTTCTGATAAAGAGACAGTTGAATATCTATTAAATAATAATATAGGTCCTAATAGTATAAGAGAATTTATAGAAAATAATAAATTAATAGCAATTGATGGAAAAGAAAAAGTAAAAATAGAAGTTAAATATGATGATTCAATTACGATTTCAGTAAAATATTTTAGAATATTTTTAATTTTTATAGGGCTTGTAAGTATTTTTTATAAAAGTATAAAGAAGTTAAGAAATAAAAATGAATAA
- a CDS encoding GNAT family N-acetyltransferase: MIEIKQLVNNEKDEALLFAKRIFIESEDESYSKEGIETFCNFVHNKKITKSFKVYGAFEDNILKGFIATDRRKRHINLFFVDKVSQGKGIGKKLMNIVVNNNENSYITVNSSRYGVPVYEKLGFIKMEEEKEQEQDGLKFTPMKLILKDEIM, from the coding sequence ATGATAGAAATAAAACAATTAGTTAATAATGAAAAAGATGAAGCCTTGTTATTTGCAAAGAGAATTTTTATTGAAAGTGAAGATGAAAGCTACAGCAAAGAAGGAATAGAAACTTTTTGTAATTTTGTTCATAATAAAAAAATAACAAAATCATTTAAAGTCTATGGTGCTTTTGAAGATAATATTTTAAAAGGATTTATAGCAACTGATAGAAGAAAAAGACATATAAATTTATTTTTTGTGGATAAAGTTTCTCAAGGCAAAGGTATTGGAAAAAAATTAATGAATATTGTTGTAAATAATAATGAAAACTCATATATAACAGTTAATTCTTCAAGATATGGAGTTCCTGTTTATGAAAAATTAGGCTTTATAAAAATGGAAGAAGAAAAAGAGCAAGAGCAAGATGGTCTTAAATTTACTCCTATGAAATTAATATTAAAAGATGAAATAATGTGA